Proteins encoded together in one Mercenaria mercenaria strain notata chromosome 18, MADL_Memer_1, whole genome shotgun sequence window:
- the LOC123537871 gene encoding gastrula zinc finger protein XlCGF52.1-like has protein sequence MEQEQGDKIVHEIEETFFDVEPFSALEEPLQKQSEAGSEMNIEYVTSANVEDGVKSNSLQAEGDTVDADDNTNVEGDSVDADKESDLDKGDSDDCFEDEVSGRTVIAKFGDSSKMSSQKTMIQPSVTETETKLGERVFTCSLCARCYKCKKSAEYHIKVQHKAYSLFCQVCGKTFKLRYDLDRHLNVHKGIRPFPCPECDKSFVCRSSQMRHRKLHHLIGDIYKCHNCDKTFRAETDLKRHLLTHTGERPWSCGLCSKSFVSKSSLKVHEKSHDDSQKFSCVVCHKMFHIKTDLTRHESTHTGDLRWECAICQKKYSGKSAVKRHIKDSHIFGKVKYRKNMKVQDLLESITESSIDLKGFDAFAKYKEDNSVENLLKAVDSFVIYKGDNNDSETTNELQFKEDISA, from the exons ATGGAACAAGAACAAGGTGACAAAATAGTTCATGAAATTGAGGAAACCTTCTTTGATGTAGAGCCTTTTAGTGCTCTTGAAGAACCCCTTCAAAAACAGTCAGAAGCTGGTTCTGAAATGAACATAGAATATGTTACCAGTGCAAATGTGGAGGATGGAGTAAAATCAAACTCATTGCAGGCTGAGGGTGATACTGTGGATGCAGATGACAATACTAATGTGGAGGGTGATAGTGTAGATGCTGATAAAGAGAGTGATTTAGACAAAGGTGATTCTGACGATTGTTTTGAGGATGAAGTTTCAGGGCGAACAG TTATTGCCAAATTCGGAGATTCTTCAAAGATGTCATCACAAAAAACCATGATACAACCTTCAGTTACTGAAACAGAAACAAAGTTGGGGGAGCGTGTATTTACATGCTCCTTGTGTGCAAGATGTTATAAATGTAAGAAAAGTGCCGAGTATCATATAAAAGTGCAACACAAAGCATATAGTTTGTTCTGCCAAGTTTGCGGCAAAACGTTTAAACTTCGGTACGATTTAGATCGACATCTTAACGTGCACAAGGGAATTCGACCCTTCCCATGCCCAGAGTGTGATAAATCATTTGTGTGCAGATCCAGTCAAATGCGACACAGGAAGTTGCATCATTTGATAGGAGACATTTATAAATGCCATAATTGTGATAAGACATTTCGTGCCGAGACAGATTTGAAAAGACATTTGTTGACCCACACAGGGGAGAGACCTTGGTCTTGTGGCCTTTGTTCAAAATCGTTTGTGAGCAAATCGAGTTTAAAAGTACATGAAAAGAGCCATGATGACTCTCAGAAGTTTTCTTGTGTGGTGTGtcataaaatgtttcatataaaaactgATCTAACAAGACATGAAAGTACTCATACTGGGGATTTGAGATGGGAATGTGCCATTTGTCAAAAGAAATACTCCGGAAAATCAGCTGTAAAAAGACACATCAAAGATAGTCACATATTCGGAAAGGTGAAGTATCGTAAGAACATGAAAGTTCAAGATTTGTTGGAGTCAATTACGGAAAGCAGTATTGACTTGAAGGgatttgatgcatttgcaaaatATAAGGAAGATAACTCTGTTGAAAACTTGTTAAAGGCAGTAGATTCATTCGTTATATACAAGGGAGATAACAATGATTCTGAGACAACAAATGAATTGCAATTCAAGGAAGACATCTCTGCTTAA